The genomic segment ataaataatagttctattcagcaaggacacaataaattaatcaaaagtgactgtaaacatttttttttttttttcaaataaatgcagttttttctTGTCAAAGTCtaacaaaaaatgtatcagggtttccacaaaaatattaagcagcacaactgttttcaacattgataataataagaaatgtttcttcagtgCCAAAttcagatttctgaaggatcacgtgatactgaagactggagtaatggatgctgaaaattcatttttgcctcacagaaataaattacattttaatatatatatatgatacaaaacagttgttttaaattgtaataatatttcacaatattattgtatttttgatgcagccttggtgagtagaaaagatttatttaaaaatcttaccataTATATGTTTGCATCGGTTATTATCATGCTCTTAATGGCTCTGTTTCAAAGCCTCActgtctacactgtaaaaaaaagaaaaaaaaagaaaagttgagccaacttaaaattttaaggcaaccagcgtCAGcatatttttgagttttctcaactttcgttttaagtttatacaacaacaatttgagaatctcccacaaaaataagttgagcaaactcaaaaatctgctgaaggtggttgccttaaaattttaagttggctcaactttttttttttttttatacagtgtaCTACCTACATAGGTACTTTTAGGCAGCATCTTAAATGACGCCTCATAAGTGAcccattttatttataagaaaAGTAGCGCTCCTTTCATGAAGTGCACAGGACACTTGACTGAGAATATCAATGGAGCATATTTTGGGGTAAAACTGTCAAATATTGGGTAGAATGGTCAATTTGAttgaactattttattttttatactttttggtatggaatgtaatgtatttataattaacACCCCATCTCTTACCATATTTTTCATTGCAATGCTTTATGAGATCACCTTCTTTACAAAGAATACATGCCATACTGCTTTCGAATTTGGTTGTTTGTAACAGAGCTGTAATCTTCATTTGTAATGGGTTTGTGTTTAACCCTCCTGTGACTCTAGTGTTCATTGTTCCTAGtgaattgttctttttttaggGCAGTGCCTTGGTACCTCAGCGTACTGACTGCATTACGTTGCTTGTTCTAGGTCATCGTCAGCCCGTGGACGTGTGCAGCTTTAGCTCTATGGGTCGCCTGCTGAGGTTCGGCTTCTCTGCCATGTTTGGTTTCGGTGGGCGGACGCTCGCACTGGCAGAGAGACACCGCTGGATGCCACCCAGCCAGCGCCGCGAGTTCGCTCTCATTAAAACACTGGCAAACCTCAAGTAagctctctttctttctcagttGTGTTGTCAGCTGTAGCTGTCTCTCATCTGGTGGGTTCCAAGGGACTGGCTGGTGCTCTATCAAATCTGGGATTAGTGTCAGAGCAGCCTGGCACAGCACACATGGGCAGCGTCTCTTAGAAATCACCCTCTTCTTATCATAACACTCCATCTAACGTGTTTGTTCTCTCTCCTCGTGTCCCTCCCCGATCGGCCGACGGTGCCTGTGAAGACCTGAAGACTGCGAACTGTCCTTTATAACCAGCAGAGGAGCCGAGGATCAGACAAAGTGTGTTAAAGCgcatttttaaggttttctcgCCCCTCATCCCCATCCAACTTTGAGCgtaattatttgaatgttattttaaataaaccacCCCCTGCTTAATTGGCCACTGGAAAGAAATCAAAATGCTGGAGATGCTGAAGGTCACCCAGCTAATGCTAATAAGGCAGGATGCCCCACACTGTGAGGAGCCCATGCAACTCCATTATTACTCAAATGCAGATAATGGTTGTGCACTAAAAAGCATCTCTTTCTTTTACACAGAGCTGAGCGAAACAGAGATGGAGGAGACATTTGTGAGTACAGCTAAATTAGTAGATACTCTGAAGATATTGCACCACTAGATATCTGCTTCATTGGGCAGCAAATGCTCTTGGTTAATAAGTGCCTCCTATGAGAAACAAAGGGGGCGAATTAAATCTGAATTCTCCAATGAGCTGCATTCaaattttaggatgttttttttttggagactGGAGATTTATACGCAATACAAATCTGAAAATGATTGAATAAAAATAGCTTGTTATCACAAATGACTGTGATTGGTCCATATGGTCCATCTCTAGCAGTGCTGAGAATAGTAACATGTACCATGCGACAAAAATGCTCTTACATCTTAGTTCAGCAGTGGTCTGGATGATAATGACttgcaattaaataataataatatatatacagtatgttaattatatattacattatataatattttatcatcATTCCTGACCATTTAGAAAAATCATCCAGATGACTGCTGGACCCCCCTCCTCTTCCATGCTAGCTGCCATTCTATCATTCTTTCCTATTTCTATGAAAGTTTTCACACTAGAGACATTCAAGTGCACCTAAGAGTATTATATACACATGAaaaactctctctctccattCTTTGATAGGTGAGGATGGATCCTGGCAGACCAGACAAGGCCTGTTCCTGAATATTAGCATCATGGCTATTCCCTGCCTGTGCTCAATGGCCCCCAGGGGCCTGGCCCCAAACACCAGGTCAGAACTTCCTCCATAACACCTCAATCCCTTCATGGGAAAACTTTTTTGCAGTGATCATGACAATATACTATAGGTTTCTTATACTCACAGaggctacatttatttcagtgtttgattgggtttaaaacactgtttatgaATTTGTGTTCCAATGATCGGCCTTGGTTCTTGTTCTGGAACTTTATAATGTACAACTAAGCATTGCCCTCAATCCTTCAGACAGTACGCCTTAAAAGCAAGTAAGCTGATGTGAGTGTAGACCGTAAAACCTTGAGACCAGGTCAGTGTGTCAGCAACACGCAAGGCCAGTGGAGTCTCCTGACTGTTTTCTGGCCCGTGTCGTGGGCGTTTGGTGCGTGAAGCCGGCTAGAGTAGGCCAACGTAATCCTGAAGATTGGAATCAGTGCTTGGATCAGACTCATAAGGTCAAAGCCACCTAACTGGACTAATCAGCACATAATTACTCTGATTAAAGGGAGTGGCCGGGTAGACTTAAGGACCAAGCATCTGTCCACGAATGCTCAACAACCCCCTCTCCTTCCTGTCTTTACAGAGCGACACAAGTTAAGCTCAGCTTCTCGTAAGCAGCATCTTTAGTGGGGGACGGAGTCAATGCGGTCACAGAGTTCGCCCTGCAAGAaatcatttctttatttgatattgtcttgttttccagtaaaaaatcTACCTTTCAACAATATAAATTCATTTGAAGGACCATGCATAACACATTAAGACTTGCttactgaaaatatatattgaattattCTGACCTcatttcttgttttcttgttttaagcagaAATCTGACAAAATGTAATGATGCTTAtgcagaaaacaagaaaaattgaaaaatgaaatctgaaaaaatacataagacaaattttttaaaaacaagtcTTAATATTTTGCCAACTTTTACATCTCAAGCAAACGAGAAAAATATTAATCGCTGTGCTAGTGTTAATAAGAGAAGAGAATTTCTTTgtccaaaaaaacattttcatgaaaaaacCTCCACATGGAGATTTATATGCAATACAAATCTGAAAATGATTGAATAAAAATAGCTTGTTATCACAAATGACTGTGATTGGTCCATATGGGTCATCTCTAGCAGCGCTGAGAATAGTAACATGTACCATGTGACAAAAATGCTCTTACATCTTAGTTCAGCTATACAGTAGTTCTGTTATCTATCGCTATATGGAAGATATTTTGGAGCTTGAAgtgaaaaattatataatatatatatatatatatatatatatatatatatatatatatttctgtgttgtttttgactGAGCaagtcattatatatatatatatatatatatatatataatgatttgcTCAGTCAAAGAAACAACATGGAAatcaataaaaatttataaaaataaaattatatatatatatatatatatatatatatatatatatatatatatacatacatatatataaaagatcAGAGCCTTCCTTATAGCTAAAGACAACACTGGTCAAACCAATTGGATTAACTAAATTCAATAATTTCCATTTTTTACAAAACTACTTTAATACTAACTTTTTTACATATATAGTATTATAGATTCTATCAGGACCTGTTTATACCTTGAAGCTCCCATTTACATTTTCCTCTGATGTGTAGATATGGAACAGTACAAGTGTGAGTTACATCTATTTATAGACCTGTGGTAAAACAGAAGAGAAACtggttttattaaataaacaattctcATTTCCATATGAAAAGAGTGTGGGCTTATTATAATGTTGAATTGGCTTTCTGGTCATAATGCTTGCCACAGACTCTCCATACACGACAGGCACAGAagattttattaacaaatgtaccACCTAAGCACAATAAACAGGAATAACCTTTTCTGTCTACCGCAGGTTAAACAATGGCAGTATGGCACTGATAACTGTTGGAAACACCTCCAGGTCAGAGTTCATCAAGCACTTGAAGAGGTACAGCAGCACAAACAACCAGGTGAGCTCACCTGCCTACTGAGGGAACTTACTGAACTCAAATCAACCAGACATGCAGGAAATCCAGCCCACGCAAATAGAGTCAACAACCTCCCCAGCTTAAACAGAATTAGCATACTGTCAAGTCAAATTAGTCGCTGATTGTCAGCTTCCCACAAAACACTTTTCAGGCTAATACAGATTAGCCCATTTCAGATCCTGTCTCTTCTTTTTTCGTAAGCAATCCAATCTAGTGCTGTTTGTTAACCCACATTCTATAAATAATCTGTGTAGGTTGTGGCGTTGACCTACTGCTCTTCACTCTTGAGTGAGATGTCATTGTGCCGCAGAGTAAAGCGGTGCCAATTCCTAAGTTTCTGTGCTGTACTGATGGGCCTTTATTGCCCATTTTAAAAAAGCTTGTGTGTGTTCACCTCATTTACATGTAGAAAGTAAGTTACATGTAAAAGAGAAAATGTGCTTAATGCTTAAACATATGCTATATATTATGTAccatagagaaagagagagaaattggGATTTTTTTCTCAGGTTTTAactatatgtgaccatggacgacaaaaccagtcttaagtgtcaattttttcgaaattgagatttatacatcatctgaaagctgaataaataatttttccattgatgtatggtttgttaggatcggacaatattgggccgagatacaactatttgaaaatctggaatctgagggtgcaaaaaaaatctaaatattgagaaaatcgcctttatacttgtccaaatgaattcttagcaatccatactactaataaaacacaacatttttatatatttacagtagcaaatttacaaaatatcttcatggaatatgatctttacttaatatgctaatgatttttgccataaaagaacaatctataattttgacccatacaatgtatttttggctattgctacaaatataccccagcgacttaagactggttttgtggtccagggtcacatatataacatgagtttaactatatatatagttatataaaacatgagaaaaaaaaatcccattatctctctctctctatatatatattatatatatatatatatacttttttaatgtattgcatatttgcatttgcaaaatacatacatatgtatatatatatatatatatatatatacatacatatgcaaaaaataacaagtatctaaaaaaaaaaaaaaaaatcagcactGGAAATAATAATAGGATTTTCAAAAACTACAAcacaaactcaaatgtaaaacattgttgCACATTATGGTACTAGGAGGAATTTTGTTTAATTGgcattgaaatacattttataatgcaaAAACACTTAATGTTTCTAAATATAGGCtccattttctttatgcaaaatataatttcctaTCATTTGGGGGTGGAatgtgacctggacatgtttttgtgagatttacAGTCAAATCAATTTGCATGTGAACTCATCACCCACTAAGACACCGAACAGGAACATTCCTGTAGTTGATGCACATTGTCTGGGTCAAGCTTTACATCATGACTGCTGCGTGGATTTGGGTCAGAGCAAGTGTTATTCCACCAAAACACTGTGGTTAATATACATACTTTACATttagtacatttacattaagtAAATGGTACTTACATAATACCGCCACACTGAAGAAATAATGACTGCTAAGACATTTAtctaattaataatttgatggACATACCTGGTTATCTGAATAAAAGGATATATGATGTGATGGACTGGCCTGGTTCTGTATCCAGGTTCACTCCAGGTCACACACACAGGACTGAGGTGAGTCGACGAGGATCAGCTGTTCATCACTGCCTCCTTGTGGGCCTAAAGTAAACTACAGTCTCAAATAAAACCAATTCACAAAATAAACCatgcaaaacaataaaataaatcaaaataatgctGTACAGTAAAAGGTATTGTAGTGCATTATTAGAATCTATTAGACTCAtcttttatatgttttatatatgatatgtatatatatttttttccccttaaggTTTGGTAATTGCCAAAAACATGAAATCATAGATTGTCCTTCTTTATCCCTCTGCAGTTTGGATTCTCGTTTATTGAGACACACACCGTAAAGGCTGTGAAGCTGCGGCCACGCTCTCAGGGAAGTTGGGCTGACGACGTCTCAGAGGAGAACGAGGAATGTGATTCAAAAACCGTGCCCATCATCTCTTCTGAAGGAACATACGCCTGGAACATTGACGGAGATCTCTTGGAGGTCCCATCTGAACTCCTGATCAGGTAAAATGTCAGTCAAAGACAAATGTACAGCAGTAATCCATTAGAGGACTGTGATTTCAGTGTGTCTGATTCCAAAACTGACTCATAACCATAGGAAAATCACTGTAATACATAACCTTGAGTGTCTTTTTCAAGTTGCAAATACAGCAATGtcataaaagacaaatattcAATGTCCTAAAAGAATTACAAGTcgttcagttatttcaaaacTCAAGTCACATCCctatttatttgcaaaacagtaGTCAAGATAGCcactgtataattgcagaagTTGAACTTCAGATGACCTGTGTAAGCACAGGCCGTGTTGTTTGAAGACACTGTATAGACACTGCAAACATTATATGAGCACaacttgataaaaaaaaaaaaaatctcaattcATCTTCTTAAAGCTGCAGAAAGAGTGACAGAAGAATAAACAGAACAGTGTGAGCTTCTAAGAAAAAGGGAGGGACGTGTGCGTATATCAGATAAATCCTTGTAATGTTTAAATGTCCTGACAGCTCTGTTTATTTTCCAGAGTTCACCCGCAGCTCCTCACACTCTTTGGAGCAGACATGGAGGAGGCGGAGGAGTCGCCGGTTAAATGCAGCTGTATCTGAACACACACAACCACATTAAAGAGAGACTGTGCTAGATAGTAGAGCTATGAGAAACTGAAAGAACAAACTGCACAGAGCAAAGCTTTAACATTTATATAGAACATTTTATGACAGAGCAAAACATATAACACATAGTACATTCCAGtgcataaaaatttaaattaaaccaaagtttttttttttacaaaaatttgtatactttttaaacacaggaaataaaatgaaaacattaacttaataaagatactgatttaaaaaaaaaaacaaaaaaaaaaacaatgtgcttttttttgtaTACCATTCCCTgaacatttttttctctttgtatattttatataaaaagcaCTGTCAAGCAACCCATTCGATGTGGTTTCCCAAATCTAAAGATTATATCCCATAAATTTGATCTTTGATTTTTCTGATTCATACACCAACACACTCTTTTGAACAGGCCCAAGCAAAACCAGCTGACATTTccatattttatgcatttattttgggAATAAGggatttgtaaaataatttataaatgttttataatctagaatataaaaaaatatagatattatgttatttaaaataatgttgtattactattattattattattaataataataataataatgaataataatattattatttatttattttcagtttagttcataattttgttgtttgtttgaatatttAGTAAAAATTGTATTCATAAAATGTCagtacattttagttttagtttttgttacttATAACAGCACCAAAAATCATTTTGCATACGATGACACATTTGACATGATAATCATGTATgggaaattaaatttaattgaaattacaAAAGCTAACTTTCGCTGtagttttatagatttttttccctattttttatttattaaaaattactcGGTGCTGTGTGTTTACGAATGTTTTCAATTCTAaccttaaatatatattttattgaatataatttttgaCTAATATTTGAATTTAGCCGAGAGCTTTCTTCACGTGCGGATTCCCTATGGGCCTGCATATGAGTGAGCGGTGATGGTGCTTTGTGTATTTGTGGATTTCATGTCCTataaatgaacacacacacacacacgcgcacacacacacacacacacacacacacttaagcaATGGCTGGGAGCCAGACACATGCCAATCCTGTCACTCTTCTGTAGTGCAGTATAGACACACAACAGCAGCCTCCTTTGCCACGTTTCCATGGCACCCAGCCAGAGCACACAGCAAACACTCGCTCCTTCCATCTGGCATCTCCATTAAACTTCTAACTATTGAACTCAGCAGCGAGAGTTTGGAAGGAGAGAGAATGCGTGTCATTTCCTCCTTTTTTGCAAGGAGAACCGATACTGCAGTGATGCAAAGGTGTGAAAACCCCTATCGCAGCAATGTTCTGCTTCAGAAAGGGTGATGGAAAGTGCCAGAAAATCCTGTGTCACCTCTGTGGAGGGTATACTAACTTGCGGGCGTAAAAGAGCAAGGCTCTCTTCAGATAAACAAAGGAATAACCTTAGTAAGAAAAGCTACAGCAGTGCAATTTCTCCTCTACAGCGGGCCATTAGCCAATATGTTCAGTGATCATAGGCAAACCTGTGATGAAACACTTAGGCTccgttccaaaacctagtgagctgtctTCCTATCTAAATAGGCAGCTGTGAAGGCAGAATCCAAACTTGAATAGCACCTTATAAATTGTATTTGTAATGCTGCCTTAAAATTTGGCCACGCTTCCCACCTTTAAGAAAGGCCTCCAAAGTAATGCTGCCTACAAAGGttgctcactaggttttggaacagagccgtAACGTTCTGTAGCGACAGTACATTCTGAATCCTTTTCTCCCTTGGCACAGTCCTGGAGTGATTCATTGAGCTCATGTAGTATGTTTCATACTCTAAAGTGCATTGGCTTCATCCTGCTGACAGAAAATGCAGATTCTTTTGACAGTCTTTGTGATGAATGTTCTCAGCCATTACGGTTAATGGCCGTAGGTTATCATGAGTGCAGCTCTTGATGTTGACAGAGCAGTAGTCCTCATGTTTGTCCCTTCCATTCTGATTGGTTTTGTATGTTGTGTAAATCCCATATTATGACACGCTCTCTTTCTTAGGTACATAGTCCCAACTGTCCCGGTCAAACTTCTCCTCCTTCAACTTCCGCTCAAAGAATCCAAGCTAATAAAAACAAGAGAATGCATGATTGTCAAAAAGCAAAAGTATGTCTCAATTTCCAACCCAACAAGTTGGAATTTTTACTCTTTGCTGATTTATTTGCTTAGTAGGGTACTAATTGGTAGATTGACCGAATGACTGTTCGGTCTTAATTAACAACCCTATATAATCGTGCTAGATTAGAACTGGTTCACGTTTACTGGAAACCAAACAGACAAGTTTCTTAACTACATACTTGCATTCAAAAACAGCTGGATGGAGCATAGTGGAATTAAAGAGAACATCTGGATTtcaaagtgttttttaaaaatgaaacttgaTACTTAAAATTTCAACACTCATATCAGCAGAATGCATCAATGTGCACATATtcagatcatttaaaaaatattataaatttgactgtgtttgaatgttattttcattattgaagattgtttttttttttgttttttttgttttttagaaaaGCACTGCTTTGATAGGTTCTACATCCTTTACCACAAACTTTTATCATGGTAAAGCCCAGCATGCTGTTAAACCCTCTATGAGATGTTGTATCTCTAAAAAAAGTCATATCTTCATATATTTCAGATCTAGCTTTAGTGCAATGTACGAACAATTCCCATGTTCTTAATTCCTACG from the Onychostoma macrolepis isolate SWU-2019 chromosome 09, ASM1243209v1, whole genome shotgun sequence genome contains:
- the cerkl gene encoding ceramide kinase-like protein isoform X3 encodes the protein MFESPCKSISVLNAWSESQEELRETQPVSPRGTRKRVKAKKKKRKQQQQNEKRSVSAPQLCTDDADKGRPEKKYRPDEPIVRGIFQIGKKSHDVVLTETRVTWTPIQPETPTGFKNRPKSLKVFVNPISHKKEAYRLYLDEVAPLFKLADIEADVTITKRKGHALSILKDCSLEDYDGVVCVGGDGSVAEVAHGLLLRAQMDAGRDTDSIFTPVQAALPLGIIPAGSTDVVACSVHGIRRAVTATLHIIMGHRQPVDVCSFSSMGRLLRFGFSAMFGFGGRTLALAERHRWMPPSQRREFALIKTLANLKPEDCELSFITSRGAEDQTKAERNRDGGDICEDGSWQTRQGLFLNISIMAIPCLCSMAPRGLAPNTRLNNGSMALITVGNTSRSEFIKHLKRYSSTNNQFGFSFIETHTVKAVKLRPRSQGSWADDVSEENEECDSKTVPIISSEGTYAWNIDGDLLEVPSELLIRVHPQLLTLFGADMEEAEESPVKCSCI